The Muricauda sp. SCSIO 65647 genome includes a region encoding these proteins:
- a CDS encoding AAA family ATPase, protein MNAKKIATLGDLKKMGYESKSIKDELRDNLTCKIKKKEQVFEGVWGYENSVIPELERAILSRHNINLLGLRGQAKTRLARLMVKLLDEYIPVVAGSEINDDPFNPLSRYAKSLIEEKGDDTPITWLHRDDRFYEKLATPDVTVADLIGDVDPIKAANLKLSYADDRVIHFGMIPRANRCIFVINELPDLQARIQVSLFNILQEGDIQIRGFKLRLPLDMQFIFTANPEDYTNRGSIVTPLKDRIGSQILTHYPESIEIAKKITIQEARAGEMQHEMVYVPDLAFELLEQIGFEARKSEYVDVKSGVSARMSITGYENLLSTAERRALLTGEKKTMLRLSDFMGMVPSITGKIELVYEGEQEGAAFVAETLIDESVKTLFPMYFSRIDKLERKDVESPYDELVGWFFEEASFELLDEDTDEVYHDKLDSIAPLNALIKKFQPDFSKQDSYFLKELLLWGLVAHKKLSKHRFEKGYQLKDLYSSYIKDL, encoded by the coding sequence ATGAACGCTAAAAAAATTGCAACCTTGGGAGACCTCAAAAAAATGGGGTACGAGAGCAAAAGCATAAAAGACGAACTTCGTGATAACTTGACCTGTAAGATCAAAAAAAAGGAACAGGTCTTTGAGGGAGTATGGGGATATGAAAACTCTGTCATTCCCGAGTTGGAAAGGGCCATTCTCTCTCGGCACAACATCAATCTTTTGGGTCTTAGGGGCCAGGCAAAAACAAGACTTGCACGTCTGATGGTCAAGTTACTTGATGAATATATTCCAGTTGTGGCAGGTTCTGAAATCAATGACGATCCCTTTAACCCCTTATCACGATATGCGAAAAGTTTGATAGAAGAAAAAGGAGACGATACACCGATCACGTGGTTGCACCGCGATGACCGTTTTTATGAAAAACTGGCCACCCCAGATGTGACCGTAGCCGATTTGATCGGTGATGTGGATCCCATCAAAGCGGCCAATCTAAAATTATCGTATGCAGATGATAGGGTCATTCACTTCGGAATGATTCCCAGGGCAAACCGTTGCATCTTTGTCATCAATGAACTGCCCGATCTTCAGGCGCGCATTCAAGTTTCCCTATTCAACATTCTACAAGAGGGCGATATTCAGATAAGGGGCTTTAAGCTAAGGCTCCCTCTCGATATGCAATTTATCTTTACCGCAAATCCGGAAGACTATACCAATAGGGGAAGTATCGTTACCCCGTTGAAAGACCGCATCGGTTCCCAAATTTTGACGCATTACCCAGAATCCATAGAAATTGCCAAAAAGATCACTATACAAGAGGCGAGGGCTGGGGAGATGCAGCATGAAATGGTATATGTGCCCGATTTGGCCTTTGAACTGTTGGAACAAATCGGTTTCGAGGCCCGGAAAAGCGAATATGTAGACGTAAAAAGCGGGGTCAGTGCACGAATGAGCATTACGGGTTATGAGAACCTATTGAGCACGGCCGAGCGCAGGGCTTTGTTGACAGGTGAAAAGAAAACCATGTTAAGGCTCAGCGACTTCATGGGTATGGTTCCATCTATCACGGGAAAGATAGAGCTCGTCTATGAAGGTGAACAAGAAGGGGCCGCTTTTGTGGCAGAGACCCTGATCGACGAGTCGGTAAAAACCCTCTTCCCCATGTATTTTTCAAGAATTGATAAATTGGAGCGAAAAGATGTTGAATCACCCTATGACGAACTGGTGGGCTGGTTTTTTGAAGAAGCTTCTTTCGAACTGCTCGATGAAGATACAGATGAGGTCTATCATGATAAATTGGATTCGATTGCACCCTTGAACGCACTCATCAAAAAATTCCAACCTGATTTTTCAAAACAAGACAGTTATTTTTTAAAGGAATTGTTGCTTTGGGGATTGGTGGCCCACAAGAAATTGAGTAAACACCGGTTTGAAAAGGGCTATCAACTTAAAGATCTCTACAGCAGCTATATCAAGGATTTATAG
- the epsC gene encoding serine O-acetyltransferase EpsC: MNKQAIISELKRHKKQPYLDYRLKRKTEAFTDKLFYTLFDIKTPVEENLPLLETMFDELVTLACWEVEKPCSKIWERYVQQLPETLEKLNMDAEAIVNGDPATLSIEEVYMAYPGFYAIAIYRLAHILYQEGFPLVPRLMTEYAHRQTGVDINPGAQIGKSFFIDHATGVVIGETAVIKDNVKIYQGVTLGALYVSKNLQKTKRHPTIESNVTIYANASILGGDTVIGENSVIGGNAWLTKSVPPNSTVFHNPEIKIKTASNA, encoded by the coding sequence ATGAACAAGCAAGCAATCATTTCAGAATTGAAGCGGCACAAAAAGCAACCCTATTTAGACTATAGGTTAAAAAGAAAAACGGAAGCGTTTACCGACAAATTGTTCTACACGCTTTTCGATATCAAAACCCCTGTAGAAGAAAATCTGCCCCTTTTAGAGACCATGTTCGACGAACTGGTAACCTTGGCCTGTTGGGAAGTCGAAAAGCCCTGTAGCAAGATTTGGGAGCGCTATGTGCAACAACTTCCCGAAACCCTTGAAAAACTGAATATGGATGCCGAGGCCATTGTCAATGGTGACCCGGCCACACTATCGATTGAGGAAGTCTACATGGCCTACCCCGGTTTCTACGCCATCGCCATCTATCGTTTGGCCCATATATTGTACCAAGAGGGTTTTCCTTTGGTGCCGCGGTTGATGACCGAATATGCGCATCGACAGACCGGTGTCGATATTAACCCAGGTGCGCAAATCGGCAAGTCGTTCTTCATCGACCATGCCACGGGTGTTGTTATTGGTGAAACGGCGGTCATCAAAGACAATGTGAAAATATATCAGGGCGTTACCCTGGGCGCACTCTATGTCTCGAAAAACTTGCAAAAGACCAAACGCCACCCCACTATTGAATCAAATGTGACCATTTATGCGAACGCTTCCATTTTGGGTGGAGATACGGTAATTGGCGAAAATTCGGTCATCGGGGGCAATGCGTGGTTGACAAAATCGGTACCGCCCAATTCAACGGTCTTTCATAACCCTGAAATAAAAATCAAAACCGCCTCAAATGCCTAA
- a CDS encoding alpha/beta hydrolase, whose protein sequence is MLDWPYIVLIVVAVYILLSVALYFLQDYFLFKPEKLPKEFQFHYENQETEEYNIETRDGATINGLRFKAQNPKGVVFYLKGNSKSIKGWGKFAVDFTRHGYDVIMVDYRGFGKSTGRRTQKAVKRDMQVIYNKLKEKVSEKYIILYGRSLGSGFATKLASMNNPRMLILDAPYYSLSKVAKKFIPFMPLSLLIKFPMPTHKWLRYVQCPIHIIHGTDDRLIPYKTSVKLSKIKSEQTTLHTVIGGGHKDLNTFESYHKMLGDIINSKPRRVSLKGTSIDVGETAKKANVKT, encoded by the coding sequence ATGCTTGATTGGCCATATATAGTTCTGATCGTAGTTGCTGTGTATATTCTGCTCAGCGTGGCACTTTATTTTCTTCAGGATTATTTTCTGTTCAAGCCAGAAAAGCTACCAAAAGAGTTCCAATTCCATTATGAGAACCAAGAGACCGAAGAATATAATATCGAGACCCGTGATGGGGCCACTATCAATGGGTTACGGTTCAAAGCGCAAAACCCCAAAGGTGTGGTCTTTTATCTTAAGGGAAACTCAAAGAGCATCAAAGGTTGGGGCAAGTTTGCGGTAGATTTTACCCGTCACGGGTATGATGTCATCATGGTCGATTATCGAGGCTTTGGCAAAAGCACGGGTCGCCGTACTCAAAAAGCCGTAAAACGGGATATGCAGGTAATCTATAACAAGCTCAAGGAAAAAGTATCTGAAAAGTACATCATTCTGTATGGTCGCTCACTGGGTTCGGGCTTCGCGACAAAGCTGGCCTCGATGAACAACCCCCGTATGCTGATCTTGGATGCCCCCTATTATAGTCTGAGCAAAGTGGCCAAAAAGTTCATTCCCTTCATGCCCTTGTCCCTACTTATCAAGTTTCCCATGCCCACACATAAATGGCTCAGATATGTTCAGTGCCCCATTCATATCATTCATGGTACCGATGACAGATTGATACCCTACAAAACCAGCGTAAAACTCTCAAAGATAAAATCTGAACAGACAACATTGCACACGGTGATCGGTGGCGGACATAAAGATTTGAACACCTTTGAATCGTATCATAAAATGTTAGGTGACATTATCAATTCGAAACCGAGAAGGGTCAGTTTAAAAGGTACGAGCATCGATGTAGGCGAAACCGCAAAAAAGGCAAATGTCAAAACTTAA
- a CDS encoding vWA domain-containing protein, which translates to MAMNLRKGFRFTSYEAPDQTPFEKLFEIFQELITHTSGDFDEAIDWLRELDKEYELTDDDYTIDDFIEDLKRKGYIREEFDPDSYQESGGETGDGEEGEDGQGRGKISITAKLERMLRQRALDQIFGKLKRSGSGNHRTGKSGRGDEHTGDFREYRFGDTLENISMTESLKNAQINHGIGSFTLNENDLVVEDTHHKAQMSTVLMIDISHSMILYGEDRITPAKKVAMALAELITTRYPKDTLDILVFGNDAWPIPIKDLPYLRVGPYHTNTVAGLQLAMDMLRRKRNTNKQIFMITDGKPSCLRLPNGDYYKNSVGLDDYIVEKCYAMAQQARKLHIPITTFMIAQDPYLMQFVREFTQANKGKAFYTGLKGLGEMIFEDYENNRRKRIKG; encoded by the coding sequence ATGGCTATGAATTTAAGAAAAGGCTTTCGATTTACTTCTTACGAGGCTCCGGATCAAACACCTTTTGAAAAACTTTTCGAGATATTTCAAGAACTCATCACGCATACGTCGGGTGATTTCGATGAGGCTATTGATTGGTTGCGCGAACTTGACAAAGAGTATGAGTTGACCGATGATGATTACACTATCGATGACTTTATTGAAGACCTGAAAAGAAAAGGGTACATCCGTGAAGAGTTTGATCCCGATAGCTATCAAGAGTCGGGGGGCGAAACGGGTGATGGTGAAGAAGGCGAAGATGGTCAAGGCAGGGGAAAAATTTCAATCACCGCAAAATTGGAGCGCATGTTGCGGCAGCGCGCCCTTGATCAGATTTTTGGAAAACTCAAGCGTAGCGGTTCCGGCAACCATAGAACCGGAAAATCAGGAAGGGGAGACGAGCATACCGGTGATTTCAGGGAATATCGTTTTGGCGATACCCTAGAGAACATTTCGATGACCGAAAGCCTTAAAAATGCCCAGATCAATCATGGTATAGGCTCTTTTACACTTAACGAAAATGATTTGGTGGTCGAAGATACCCACCACAAGGCCCAGATGAGCACGGTATTGATGATCGATATCAGTCATAGTATGATCTTATACGGTGAAGACCGTATCACACCCGCCAAAAAAGTGGCCATGGCCCTTGCCGAATTGATTACGACCCGATACCCCAAAGACACGCTCGACATTCTGGTTTTCGGCAACGACGCATGGCCGATACCCATCAAAGACTTGCCGTATCTCAGGGTAGGACCCTACCATACGAATACCGTTGCGGGATTGCAACTGGCGATGGACATGCTTCGCCGCAAACGAAATACCAACAAGCAGATTTTTATGATCACCGATGGTAAACCGAGCTGTCTTCGGCTTCCTAATGGGGACTATTACAAAAATAGTGTGGGGCTTGATGATTATATAGTGGAAAAGTGTTATGCCATGGCACAACAGGCCAGAAAACTCCATATTCCCATCACCACCTTTATGATTGCGCAAGACCCTTATTTGATGCAGTTTGTACGTGAGTTTACCCAAGCGAACAAGGGAAAGGCATTTTATACCGGTCTAAAGGGATTGGGCGAGATGATCTTTGAAGATTACGAAAACAATAGAAGAAAACGAATAAAGGGATGA
- a CDS encoding alpha/beta hydrolase gives MSKLKKIVLGLLAFFILLMAMLTYFQEKLIFLPTKLPQDFNYAFEEDFEEFFLTNTDGARLNALHFKAKNPRGLILYFHGNAGDLSRWGEIASYFVSKQYDIIVMDYRTYGKSTGKLSERALYGDAQLFYDYAKKSHDEKDIILYGRSLGSAMATYLCSQNQPKKLILETPFYSLAEVAKERFPFLPVQSLMRYGFPSYRYMKDAKCPVFIFHGTDDGVVPYESGKRLFEYVPTETKYFFTIEGGGHNNLIEFDAYHEGIDFVLLTEKF, from the coding sequence ATGTCAAAACTTAAAAAGATTGTACTTGGGCTACTCGCCTTTTTTATACTTTTAATGGCCATGTTGACCTACTTTCAAGAGAAACTCATCTTTTTGCCCACGAAACTTCCTCAGGATTTCAACTATGCTTTCGAAGAGGATTTTGAGGAATTTTTTCTCACGAACACAGATGGTGCCAGATTGAACGCATTGCACTTCAAGGCAAAAAACCCTAGGGGATTGATTCTTTACTTTCATGGAAATGCCGGAGATCTATCGCGTTGGGGAGAAATCGCTTCTTACTTTGTCAGCAAACAGTATGATATCATTGTCATGGACTACCGTACGTATGGTAAAAGTACGGGAAAGCTAAGTGAACGCGCACTTTACGGTGATGCACAGCTTTTTTACGACTATGCCAAAAAAAGCCATGACGAAAAAGATATCATTTTGTACGGCCGTTCATTGGGCAGTGCCATGGCAACTTATCTCTGTTCGCAAAACCAGCCCAAGAAACTGATTTTGGAAACCCCCTTTTATAGTTTGGCGGAAGTGGCCAAAGAACGCTTTCCCTTTTTGCCGGTTCAGTCGTTGATGCGCTATGGGTTTCCGTCATATCGATATATGAAAGATGCGAAATGCCCCGTTTTTATTTTTCACGGAACAGATGATGGGGTAGTGCCTTATGAATCTGGCAAAAGACTGTTCGAATACGTTCCGACAGAAACCAAGTACTTCTTTACCATTGAAGGGGGCGGCCACAATAATTTGATCGAGTTTGACGCATACCATGAAGGTATTGATTTCGTATTATTGACCGAAAAGTTCTGA
- a CDS encoding DUF418 domain-containing protein: METGTIAPKSPRITIIDALRGFSLAGIVFAHMLEHFAGAPIPNEAVESMNPGLIDQIANAFVNIFFRGKFFALFSFLFGLSFFIQMDNADQKGNSFSARFLWRLILLLVIGYVHSLFYRGDILTIYALCGVLLIPFYQIRSKWVIAVMALLFLGLGRYIVFSFTNGDPLFLNEPFMPDSEKAAQYFELLKNGSLPAVFQSNAIEGHMVKMEAQFGIFSRGYLTFAFFLMGLLVGRIGLFKNFRERSALIKKSWITGLIMFVLAVGGMIGVFAALGPDSQFDNWLAMIGLTLFDLANVAMTIIIIAVFIILYKKRKPHMFLQQFAPYGRMALTNYVAQTIVGTAIFYGWGLGYLAQVRNSYVFLLAILVITLQVWFSKWWLKRFRYGPLEWLWRSATFMKWYPMRRK; this comes from the coding sequence ATGGAAACCGGTACCATTGCCCCTAAATCGCCACGTATCACTATCATCGATGCCCTTAGGGGCTTTTCTTTGGCAGGAATCGTATTTGCACATATGTTGGAACACTTTGCGGGCGCTCCAATTCCCAATGAGGCCGTTGAAAGTATGAACCCTGGACTCATAGACCAAATTGCCAACGCATTTGTGAACATTTTCTTTCGGGGAAAGTTTTTTGCATTGTTCTCTTTTTTATTCGGTTTGAGCTTCTTCATACAAATGGACAATGCAGACCAAAAAGGAAACTCATTCAGCGCTCGTTTTCTTTGGCGGTTGATACTTCTACTGGTCATCGGATATGTACACAGTCTTTTCTACCGTGGTGATATATTGACCATTTATGCCCTATGTGGCGTACTTTTGATCCCGTTTTATCAAATCAGGTCAAAATGGGTCATTGCCGTCATGGCACTGTTATTTTTGGGGCTGGGCAGATATATCGTTTTTTCTTTTACGAACGGAGACCCTCTTTTTCTCAATGAGCCTTTTATGCCCGACAGTGAGAAAGCCGCGCAATATTTTGAACTTCTAAAAAATGGTTCTTTGCCAGCAGTGTTTCAGTCAAATGCCATTGAAGGGCACATGGTCAAAATGGAAGCGCAATTCGGAATATTTTCAAGGGGGTATTTGACTTTTGCATTTTTCTTGATGGGCCTTCTGGTAGGGAGGATAGGGCTGTTCAAAAACTTTCGGGAGCGGTCAGCACTTATCAAAAAATCGTGGATTACGGGCCTCATCATGTTTGTTTTGGCCGTGGGCGGCATGATCGGGGTTTTTGCCGCTCTAGGACCTGATTCCCAGTTCGATAATTGGTTGGCCATGATCGGGCTTACCCTTTTTGACCTTGCCAATGTCGCCATGACCATCATCATCATTGCCGTCTTCATCATTCTGTACAAAAAGCGAAAGCCCCATATGTTCTTGCAGCAATTTGCCCCCTATGGCAGAATGGCCCTTACAAACTATGTGGCACAGACCATAGTGGGCACGGCCATTTTTTATGGTTGGGGATTGGGGTATCTGGCACAAGTTCGAAACAGCTACGTCTTCTTATTGGCGATACTGGTGATTACCCTTCAGGTATGGTTCAGCAAATGGTGGTTAAAGAGGTTTCGATACGGACCGCTCGAATGGCTCTGGCGAAGTGCCACATTCATGAAATGGTACCCAATGAGAAGAAAATGA
- a CDS encoding DUF2461 domain-containing protein, translating into MENQTIQKETFDFLKELGQNNNRDWFTEHKDIFKSHEKNVKAFYELLKERMGQHDDIEKLKMFRIYRDVRFSSDKTPYKAHFAGSFSRLGAHLRGGYYLQLKPGETFIATGFWQPNKEDLFRIRKELEMDAAPFRKVINASPFKKIWGSLEGEEVKTAPKGFDKEHPDIDLIKKKQFIFVKNFSDKEVFAPTFLDEVNDSFLAIRPYFDLMSEILTTNLNGESLLR; encoded by the coding sequence GTGGAAAACCAAACGATACAGAAAGAAACTTTTGATTTTTTGAAAGAGCTGGGGCAGAACAATAATCGCGACTGGTTTACGGAACACAAGGATATTTTCAAATCACATGAGAAAAACGTCAAGGCTTTTTATGAATTGCTAAAGGAGCGTATGGGCCAGCATGACGATATTGAAAAGCTCAAGATGTTCAGAATTTATAGGGATGTCCGTTTTTCTTCTGACAAGACACCTTATAAGGCCCATTTTGCGGGTTCATTTTCAAGACTGGGCGCCCATCTACGAGGAGGATATTACCTTCAGTTGAAGCCAGGGGAAACTTTTATTGCAACCGGATTTTGGCAACCCAACAAAGAAGATCTGTTCAGAATCAGAAAAGAACTTGAGATGGATGCGGCACCTTTCAGGAAGGTGATAAACGCAAGCCCCTTCAAGAAAATATGGGGAAGTCTCGAGGGCGAAGAGGTGAAAACGGCCCCAAAAGGTTTTGATAAGGAGCATCCCGATATCGACTTGATCAAAAAGAAACAGTTCATCTTTGTCAAAAACTTTTCTGACAAAGAGGTATTTGCCCCAACATTTTTGGATGAAGTCAATGACTCTTTTCTGGCCATCAGGCCCTATTTCGA
- a CDS encoding DUF1853 family protein has protein sequence MNGQLLKGFYHTPPLWTNQQFGLRQFEFPKLDMGSRTNFELPENLRLGHQMEHVFGHLISSSKEYEVVFNNLLVEEGKTRVGELDFILKNRASQKFIHVELAYKFYIINPDISEPIYRLMGPNKRDMFYTKLDKLKERQLPLLFHDSLSSYWTSINIDSLEIEQQCCFKAQLFVPYLEDTAYIRPLNTNCISGKWIRFDDFDSTDFRNAQYYIPKKLEWVITPHHEVVWQNHYETLLEVNLRMVRENAPMVWARNPSGGIEKLFVVWW, from the coding sequence ATGAATGGACAGTTGTTGAAAGGTTTTTACCATACGCCACCCCTTTGGACCAACCAACAATTTGGCCTTAGGCAATTTGAATTTCCAAAGTTGGACATGGGGTCCCGTACAAACTTTGAGCTACCTGAAAATCTTAGGCTGGGACATCAAATGGAGCATGTCTTCGGCCATTTGATTTCCTCTTCAAAAGAATACGAGGTTGTTTTCAATAATTTGCTTGTCGAAGAAGGCAAAACAAGGGTCGGTGAGCTTGATTTCATATTAAAGAATAGGGCCTCACAAAAGTTCATCCACGTAGAGTTGGCCTATAAGTTCTATATCATCAATCCTGATATTTCAGAGCCCATCTATCGTTTAATGGGCCCCAACAAACGTGATATGTTCTATACCAAGCTTGATAAATTGAAAGAAAGACAACTGCCGCTTCTTTTTCATGATAGCTTGTCATCGTATTGGACATCCATAAATATCGATTCATTGGAGATTGAACAACAATGCTGTTTTAAAGCCCAACTTTTTGTTCCTTATCTTGAAGATACCGCATATATTAGGCCATTGAACACCAACTGCATTTCCGGAAAATGGATACGCTTTGACGATTTTGATTCAACAGATTTTCGTAATGCACAGTATTACATTCCAAAAAAATTGGAATGGGTAATCACGCCACACCATGAGGTTGTTTGGCAAAATCATTATGAAACCTTACTAGAGGTCAACTTGCGAATGGTCAGGGAAAATGCCCCAATGGTTTGGGCAAGGAACCCTTCTGGGGGAATTGAAAAGCTATTTGTGGTGTGGTGGTAA
- the cysM gene encoding cysteine synthase CysM: MPKSILDLIGNTPLVESKVLNRNKNVKVFFKLEGQNPGGSVKDRPAYNMIKRGLERGDFDQKTKLIEATSGNTGIALAMIAGIYGLDIELVMPENSTKERVQTMRAYGAKVTLTAADIGIEGSRDYVEEKVKNQGYQMLDQFGNPDNWKAHYHTTGPEIWTDTDGKISHFVSSMGTTGTITGTSTFLKEKNTAVQIVGVQPREGSKIPGIRKWSPEYIPSIFNADKVDDIHYVNEDEAIEMTKRLAEEEGIFAGMSSGGAATIALRLAAQLKEGTIVSIVCDRGDRYLSSELFGQ, encoded by the coding sequence ATGCCTAAATCTATATTGGACCTCATCGGCAACACGCCTTTGGTGGAATCAAAAGTGCTGAACCGTAACAAAAACGTAAAGGTTTTCTTTAAGTTGGAAGGGCAAAATCCTGGTGGGAGTGTCAAAGACCGTCCCGCTTACAATATGATCAAACGTGGACTCGAAAGGGGTGATTTTGATCAAAAGACCAAGCTTATCGAGGCTACCAGTGGCAATACCGGAATTGCATTGGCCATGATCGCCGGTATCTATGGGTTGGATATCGAATTGGTAATGCCCGAAAACTCGACCAAAGAACGGGTACAGACTATGCGGGCCTATGGCGCAAAGGTTACGTTGACAGCGGCCGATATAGGTATCGAGGGTTCAAGGGATTATGTAGAAGAAAAGGTCAAAAATCAAGGTTATCAAATGCTTGACCAATTTGGAAACCCTGACAATTGGAAAGCGCATTACCATACTACCGGACCTGAAATCTGGACGGATACCGATGGCAAGATCTCCCATTTTGTCAGCAGTATGGGCACTACCGGTACCATTACCGGCACTTCTACTTTTCTAAAGGAAAAGAATACGGCCGTACAAATCGTCGGAGTGCAACCAAGGGAAGGTTCAAAAATTCCCGGTATTCGAAAATGGTCACCCGAATATATACCGAGCATTTTCAATGCCGATAAGGTCGATGACATTCACTACGTGAACGAAGACGAGGCCATTGAAATGACCAAAAGACTGGCTGAAGAAGAGGGTATCTTTGCAGGTATGAGCAGTGGTGGTGCCGCCACTATCGCTCTTCGATTGGCCGCACAACTCAAAGAGGGTACCATCGTATCAATTGTGTGCGACCGTGGTGATCGCTACCTTTCTTCAGAACTTTTCGGTCAATAA